The Paenibacillus sp. RUD330 genome has a segment encoding these proteins:
- a CDS encoding gluconolactonase, which produces MAVKKSLLLLLGASLLLGGALPAAAGAPYESYLYNYWGDAVPAPDAYMPDKAVTGDDLGIGSFAEPSDVAVSPAGEVFILDSGNKRIVVLDQEYRLKRVLESFDNNGTEDGFQGPSGIYADEEGLLYVADTAGKRIVVLNAEGRLQRVVDHPQSDILASGFQFLPLKVTADRAGRIYAVAQGVFEGLMQFDEQGRFIGYIGTNKVRRDYREYIWRLFSTDAQRAQGVLFVPTEFSNADADYKGFLYATNIDPNSTVPIKRLNPSGEDVLKRFGYNDVRGDLIYRTSVGPSKMIDIKFIGDGIYSALDATQNRIFTYDDEGHLLYVFGGKGNQLGTLKTPVAVEKLGGDRLVLDRGRASLVVYKPTVYGAAINEAAALHYRGEDAEALGLWRKVLQLNSNFDLAYIGIGKAYLMDKNNKAALDYFKLGSDKKSYSVAYKRYRREMMKKHFGTALTAAVSAAALLAGLKLAAAWRGRRERNREANLH; this is translated from the coding sequence ATGGCCGTCAAAAAAAGCTTGCTTCTGCTCCTTGGCGCCTCGCTGCTGCTGGGCGGAGCGCTGCCCGCCGCCGCAGGCGCCCCGTATGAGAGCTATCTGTACAATTATTGGGGCGATGCGGTGCCCGCGCCGGACGCTTACATGCCGGATAAGGCTGTCACAGGCGACGATCTGGGCATCGGCAGCTTCGCAGAGCCGTCCGATGTCGCCGTCTCTCCGGCCGGTGAGGTATTCATCCTGGACAGCGGCAACAAGCGCATAGTCGTGCTGGATCAGGAGTACCGGCTCAAGCGTGTGCTGGAGAGTTTTGACAACAACGGGACAGAAGATGGGTTCCAGGGGCCGTCCGGAATCTATGCCGACGAGGAAGGACTCCTCTATGTAGCGGATACGGCGGGCAAGCGGATCGTCGTCCTGAACGCAGAGGGGCGCTTGCAGCGGGTCGTCGACCATCCGCAGTCGGATATTCTGGCCTCAGGCTTCCAGTTCCTCCCGCTCAAGGTGACTGCCGACCGTGCGGGCCGCATCTATGCGGTCGCCCAAGGTGTATTCGAGGGCTTGATGCAGTTCGACGAGCAGGGCCGCTTCATCGGATATATCGGTACGAACAAGGTCAGGAGGGACTACCGCGAGTATATCTGGCGGCTGTTCTCCACGGATGCCCAGCGGGCTCAGGGCGTGCTGTTCGTGCCGACCGAGTTCTCGAATGCGGATGCCGATTACAAGGGCTTCCTGTATGCGACCAATATCGATCCGAACTCTACGGTTCCGATCAAGCGGTTGAATCCGTCCGGCGAGGATGTGCTGAAGCGCTTCGGCTACAACGACGTAAGAGGCGACCTGATCTATCGGACCTCCGTCGGACCCTCCAAAATGATCGACATCAAATTCATCGGCGACGGCATATACAGCGCGCTGGATGCCACCCAGAACCGAATCTTCACCTATGACGACGAAGGCCATCTGCTGTACGTGTTCGGCGGCAAGGGCAATCAGCTCGGCACGCTGAAGACGCCGGTGGCGGTCGAGAAGCTGGGAGGCGACCGCCTCGTGCTCGACCGGGGCAGAGCCAGCCTGGTCGTCTACAAGCCGACAGTCTACGGGGCTGCGATCAATGAAGCCGCGGCTCTTCATTACCGGGGAGAGGATGCGGAGGCGCTGGGCTTGTGGCGCAAGGTGCTGCAGCTCAATTCCAACTTCGACCTCGCGTACATCGGAATCGGCAAGGCTTATTTGATGGACAAGAACAACAAGGCCGCACTGGACTATTTCAAGCTGGGCTCGGACAAAAAGAGCTATTCCGTGGCGTACAAGCGATACCGCAGGGAAATGATGAAGAAACATTTCGGCACCGCCCTTACGGCAGCCGTATCCGCCGCGGCGCTGCTGGCAGGTCTGAAGCTCGCGGCAGCCTGGAGGGGAAGGAGGGAACGGAATCGTGAAGCGAACCTACATTAA
- a CDS encoding Yip1 family protein: MKRTYIKFPLHLIFHPFDAFWDLKADNRGRLGVAFSALGLTALTMVLQKQYAGFLVNDFDPRSMNSLMDILAVVAPFFLWCIANWAVTTLMEGEGKFKEIVLASGYSLIPIFLIYLPMIAASRFMVQEETSFYDLFNSIAVAWFLLLLFIGNMTVHQYSVVKTVVTMALSVIVMGIIVFLGALVLSMLQQLADFLINVYRELTYRT; the protein is encoded by the coding sequence GTGAAGCGAACCTACATTAAATTTCCGCTGCATCTGATCTTCCATCCGTTCGACGCCTTCTGGGATCTCAAAGCCGACAATAGAGGGCGGCTTGGCGTCGCTTTCTCCGCGCTGGGGCTGACGGCGCTGACGATGGTGCTTCAGAAGCAGTACGCAGGCTTTCTGGTCAACGATTTCGATCCCAGGTCTATGAACAGCCTGATGGATATCCTTGCCGTCGTCGCGCCGTTCTTCCTGTGGTGCATCGCCAACTGGGCCGTAACGACGCTGATGGAAGGGGAGGGCAAGTTCAAGGAGATCGTCCTGGCGAGCGGCTACTCTCTCATTCCGATTTTCCTCATCTACCTGCCCATGATCGCCGCGAGCCGGTTCATGGTCCAGGAAGAGACGTCATTCTACGACCTGTTCAATTCCATCGCCGTCGCCTGGTTCCTGCTGCTGCTGTTCATCGGCAACATGACGGTCCATCAGTATTCGGTCGTCAAGACCGTCGTCACCATGGCCCTGTCGGTCATCGTCATGGGAATCATCGTTTTCCTCGGCGCGCTCGTGCTCAGCATGCTGCAGCAGCTGGCCGACTTTCTCATCAATGTGTACCGTGAGCTTACTTATCGCACGTAA
- a CDS encoding DUF5696 domain-containing protein produces MNKRQKTYTALACACAAAIVLSALLLGSRGVPAADLSAYAEPSRAAASATAEAVALAYLDGDADPVEGMGLVAKDGGMSLYYNEKTTEIAVRDVNGRIWYSNPPGRVEDSLASGYEKESLASQLSVQFRDSVGTNQIYTNYARSISGGQFKAASIEGGIRIEYTLGDTSLGINALPRLISRKRLEEKVVSRLEPALAKYVSARYYASEANPEVLERLDGQISKKLVLDKMVDAFEKAGYAADDLAADNAENGIGDGEGSDKPSFTIPVEYRLDRGSLLVTVPLGQLQESGPFRLRSLDLLSYFGAADDKAEGYMLVPDGSGSLINLNNGKVAQEQYVQRVYGSDRNDNSRTRGQVSEDAKLPVFGMKSGDGGWFAVIEKGDAIASIAADIGGRQSSYNHVFGSFALRGEDELEMYTGQKMQEIQLLSEERYRGDVEIRYSFLGGAEASYSGMARLYQRQLEERGALRRLDGESPLPFFLDVIGTVDKRASLAGVPYRETTALTTFKQAGEMHSLLRENGVTAVQMRYLGWFGGGVNHHSPSSVRIDSEAGSAAGLRSLAKQLDGGGGMLFPDVAFQTAYKNDRGFAPASDAARFVTKEQAKLYPYNPALSRMDSTKPAYYLLSPAKLPYYVGEFSSDYGKLGIGSLSLRDLGGELAADYRDSRPVFRETAKAIAKEQLGKLKLAYPQLLIQSPNAYALPFSSRLVGVPSGSSGFTLTDEAIPFYQMVLHGYADYAGEPMNRSGDSDLRLQLLKSLELGAAPRFEWSWLPSSALKLTDFEQLYSTGYEAWLADAAELYKEADKVLGPLRGVRIKSHEIIKEGLVLVSYENGAWVAVNYTKRSATVGGVTIEPESYATGGTAG; encoded by the coding sequence GTGAACAAACGGCAAAAAACCTACACGGCGCTTGCCTGCGCATGCGCAGCGGCCATCGTCTTATCGGCGCTGCTGCTCGGCAGCCGGGGAGTTCCGGCTGCGGACTTGTCCGCTTATGCGGAGCCGTCCCGCGCAGCCGCCTCTGCGACGGCCGAGGCGGTGGCGCTGGCGTATCTGGACGGGGATGCGGACCCTGTGGAAGGCATGGGGCTGGTCGCCAAGGACGGCGGCATGTCCCTGTACTACAACGAGAAGACGACGGAGATCGCCGTCCGCGACGTCAACGGCCGAATCTGGTACAGCAACCCGCCAGGACGCGTGGAGGACAGCCTGGCCTCCGGCTACGAGAAGGAATCGCTGGCCTCGCAGCTGAGCGTCCAGTTCCGCGATTCGGTCGGCACGAACCAGATCTACACCAACTACGCCCGCAGCATCAGCGGCGGCCAGTTCAAGGCGGCTTCGATCGAGGGCGGCATCCGGATCGAGTACACGCTCGGAGACACTTCCCTCGGCATCAACGCTCTCCCCAGGCTCATCTCCAGGAAGCGGCTGGAGGAGAAGGTCGTCTCCAGGCTGGAGCCGGCGCTCGCCAAGTACGTATCGGCGCGCTATTATGCTTCCGAAGCGAACCCTGAAGTGCTGGAGAGGCTTGACGGCCAAATATCCAAAAAGCTCGTGCTCGACAAGATGGTCGATGCCTTCGAGAAGGCGGGGTATGCCGCCGACGACCTGGCGGCGGACAATGCCGAGAACGGAATCGGGGATGGGGAGGGCAGCGACAAGCCGAGCTTCACGATTCCGGTGGAATACAGGCTCGACCGCGGCAGCCTGCTCGTCACCGTGCCGCTCGGCCAGCTGCAGGAAAGCGGCCCCTTCCGCCTCCGCAGCCTCGATCTGCTGTCCTACTTCGGGGCGGCGGACGACAAGGCGGAAGGATACATGCTCGTTCCCGACGGCTCGGGCAGCCTGATCAACCTGAACAACGGCAAGGTCGCTCAGGAGCAATATGTCCAGCGGGTATACGGCTCCGACCGCAACGACAACAGCCGGACCCGCGGACAGGTGAGCGAGGATGCGAAGCTTCCGGTTTTCGGCATGAAGAGCGGAGACGGGGGCTGGTTCGCCGTCATCGAGAAGGGCGATGCCATCGCCAGCATTGCCGCCGATATCGGCGGCAGGCAGAGCAGCTACAACCATGTATTCGGCAGCTTCGCTCTTCGCGGCGAGGATGAGCTGGAGATGTACACCGGCCAGAAGATGCAGGAGATTCAGCTGCTGTCCGAGGAGCGCTACCGGGGAGACGTCGAGATCCGCTACAGCTTCCTCGGCGGAGCAGAAGCGAGCTATTCCGGCATGGCCCGACTATACCAGCGGCAGCTGGAGGAGCGGGGCGCGCTGAGGCGGCTCGATGGGGAGAGCCCGCTTCCCTTTTTCCTGGACGTCATCGGAACGGTAGACAAGCGGGCGTCGCTGGCCGGCGTCCCTTACCGCGAGACGACAGCGCTCACTACCTTCAAGCAAGCCGGCGAGATGCACAGCTTGCTGCGGGAGAACGGCGTCACGGCCGTGCAGATGCGCTATCTCGGCTGGTTCGGAGGAGGCGTCAACCACCATTCGCCTTCTTCGGTCAGAATCGACTCCGAGGCGGGCAGCGCAGCCGGGCTGAGGTCGCTGGCGAAACAGCTGGATGGCGGAGGAGGCATGCTGTTCCCGGATGTCGCTTTCCAGACGGCATATAAAAATGACCGGGGTTTCGCCCCGGCCTCCGATGCGGCCAGATTCGTGACCAAAGAGCAGGCGAAGCTGTATCCGTACAATCCTGCGCTGAGCCGCATGGACAGCACGAAGCCGGCTTATTACCTGCTGTCCCCGGCCAAGCTTCCTTATTATGTCGGCGAGTTCAGCTCTGATTACGGCAAGCTCGGCATCGGATCGCTGTCGCTGCGGGATCTTGGCGGCGAGCTGGCAGCCGACTACAGGGACAGCCGGCCTGTATTCCGCGAGACGGCCAAGGCTATCGCCAAGGAGCAGCTCGGAAAGCTGAAGCTGGCCTATCCGCAGCTGCTCATCCAGTCTCCGAATGCCTATGCGCTTCCATTCAGCAGCCGGCTGGTCGGCGTTCCGTCCGGCTCCAGCGGCTTTACTCTGACGGACGAAGCCATCCCCTTTTATCAAATGGTGCTCCATGGCTACGCCGATTACGCGGGCGAGCCGATGAACCGCTCCGGCGACTCCGATCTGCGGCTGCAGCTCCTGAAAAGCCTCGAGCTCGGAGCGGCTCCGCGCTTCGAGTGGAGCTGGCTGCCATCTTCGGCGCTCAAGCTGACCGATTTCGAGCAGCTATACTCAACCGGATACGAGGCTTGGCTGGCTGATGCGGCCGAGCTGTACAAGGAGGCGGACAAGGTTCTCGGTCCACTGCGAGGGGTGAGGATCAAGAGTCATGAGATCATCAAGGAAGGGCTCGTCCTGGTCAGCTATGAGAACGGAGCATGGGTCGCCGTCAATTACACGAAGCGATCTGCCACGGTAGGCGGCGTGACGATAGAGCCGGAAAGCTACGCGACGGGAGGGACGGCTGGATGA
- a CDS encoding sugar ABC transporter permease — protein MKTIGISFRTRRTLLGLAFISPWLAGFLLLFAVPLVQSLRFSFSKLSIAPEGYALEPIGWANFKESLFVHASFNRVLADSIAQMALNVPMILFFSLFTATLLNQKFRGRALARSVFFLPVILASSAVAAAESAGLINLMGDANAIEATSGAGVSYNILSMVRMLSDVGIPSAFTDYIVEAILRIYEIISSSGVQILIFIAALQSVPGSMYEVAKIEGATAYESFWKITFPMVSPLILTNVIYTVIDSFAGSPVTKIIYETAFKTQNFGLSSSMAWLYTLVVGVLLIVIGWVLSRRIHYH, from the coding sequence ATGAAGACGATCGGAATCTCTTTTCGCACGCGCAGGACGCTGCTTGGCCTTGCCTTCATCTCTCCTTGGCTGGCTGGCTTCCTGCTTCTGTTCGCGGTGCCGCTGGTCCAATCCCTGCGCTTCAGCTTCAGCAAGCTGAGCATTGCGCCGGAAGGATACGCTCTTGAACCGATCGGCTGGGCCAACTTCAAGGAATCGCTGTTCGTCCATGCGAGCTTCAACCGGGTGCTGGCGGATTCCATCGCCCAGATGGCTCTCAACGTGCCGATGATCCTGTTTTTCAGCCTGTTCACGGCGACGCTGCTGAATCAGAAGTTCCGCGGACGGGCCCTTGCCCGGTCGGTGTTCTTCCTCCCTGTCATTCTGGCATCAAGCGCGGTGGCCGCAGCGGAGTCGGCCGGACTCATCAACCTGATGGGAGATGCCAACGCCATCGAGGCTACTAGCGGAGCGGGGGTTTCCTACAATATTCTGTCCATGGTGCGCATGCTTTCGGATGTCGGCATTCCTTCCGCGTTCACCGACTATATCGTGGAAGCGATTCTGCGGATCTATGAAATCATCAGCAGCTCCGGCGTGCAGATTCTGATCTTCATCGCCGCGCTTCAGTCCGTGCCGGGCTCCATGTATGAGGTAGCCAAGATCGAAGGAGCAACCGCCTACGAGTCCTTCTGGAAGATTACGTTCCCGATGGTCAGCCCGCTGATTCTGACGAATGTGATCTATACGGTCATTGATTCCTTTGCCGGCAGCCCCGTAACCAAAATCATCTACGAGACGGCCTTCAAGACGCAGAACTTCGGCCTCAGCTCGTCCATGGCCTGGCTGTACACGCTTGTCGTGGGCGTCCTGCTGATCGTCATCGGATGGGTGCTGTCGCGCCGCATTCACTACCATTAA
- a CDS encoding carbohydrate ABC transporter permease — translation MAADPARSIPSGIRKMSSGSIRLKKAGGQASDILSFIFRYALVIGISFIILYPILLKISVAFKDKIDLYDPTIFVIPKHYTLDNIRMAMQIMDYGPLLANTLLFVAVTTALTTASCALAGYGFARFSFPGSNVLFALVILTILVPTSTLMVPMYLHFRSFDLFGLYERVSGHSGVNLLNTYWPSIITAATAMGLKAGLFIYIFRQFFKGMPKEIEEAALIDGAGGIRTFTGIMLPNAVSPLITVILFSFVWQYNDTLYTSLFMSESALMPLKVASLPAQANQLIPQLMGYASSSGIKSDPNHVAMIVDTGILLAIAPLILLYLAVQRYFVESIERSGIIG, via the coding sequence ATGGCAGCCGATCCGGCCCGTTCGATTCCTTCCGGCATCCGCAAGATGAGCTCCGGCTCTATCCGGCTCAAGAAAGCAGGCGGCCAGGCGTCGGACATCTTATCCTTCATTTTCAGGTATGCGCTTGTCATTGGCATATCGTTCATCATCCTCTATCCGATCCTGCTCAAGATCTCCGTCGCCTTCAAGGACAAGATCGACCTGTACGATCCGACGATTTTTGTCATTCCGAAGCATTACACGCTGGACAATATCCGGATGGCGATGCAGATCATGGACTATGGTCCGCTGCTGGCCAACACGCTGCTGTTCGTCGCTGTGACGACAGCTCTGACGACGGCGTCCTGCGCGCTGGCCGGCTACGGCTTCGCCCGGTTTTCTTTCCCGGGCAGCAATGTGCTCTTCGCGCTCGTCATCCTGACCATTCTGGTGCCGACAAGCACATTGATGGTGCCGATGTACCTGCATTTCCGCAGCTTCGACCTGTTCGGCCTCTATGAGCGGGTAAGCGGCCATTCCGGCGTGAATCTGCTCAACACCTATTGGCCGTCCATCATTACGGCGGCGACGGCTATGGGACTGAAGGCGGGACTGTTCATCTACATCTTCCGGCAGTTTTTCAAAGGCATGCCCAAGGAGATCGAGGAAGCCGCCCTGATCGACGGCGCAGGCGGAATCCGCACGTTTACCGGCATCATGCTGCCCAATGCGGTTTCTCCGCTCATTACGGTCATCCTGTTCTCGTTTGTATGGCAGTACAACGACACGCTCTATACCTCCCTCTTCATGAGCGAAAGCGCGCTGATGCCGTTGAAGGTGGCTTCGCTGCCGGCGCAGGCCAATCAGCTCATTCCTCAGCTGATGGGCTATGCGTCCAGCTCCGGCATCAAATCCGATCCCAACCATGTCGCCATGATCGTCGATACGGGCATTCTGCTCGCGATCGCGCCGCTCATCCTGCTGTATCTGGCCGTGCAGCGATACTTTGTGGAAAGCATCGAGCGCTCAGGCATCATTGGATGA
- a CDS encoding glycosyl hydrolase, which translates to MNRKLRRLLAAAALVLIGGAEPLFNGLLRGQQPTAIRLEAEDGELAGPSVGTDAAGYSGAGYVTGFVAEGDAVVFKLEAAKSGLYEIRLGYRSDSGDKRTNLGLNGEPLGEIFLKQSGGFTETSAGKALLRQGENRIVLSRGWGYYDIDYLTYKETKPVKAPRIDGSLVNKNATPEAKRLMRFLAVSFGKATLSGQQEYSNLGWIHELTGKQPAVMGFDLIEYSPSRVIRGAHSQEIEHMLDWHAKGGIATLCWHWNAPKDLIDEPGKEWWSGFYTRATTFDVEKAMDDPQSVEHKLLLSDIEAVAVQLQRLYDAKVPVLWRPLHEAEGGWFWWGAKGPEPAKKLYRLLYDKLAIEHGFDNLIWVWNSEDPKWYPGDDVVDIVSVDHYPEPGDHGAVNGRFEKLVQLSGGHKLIALAENGAIPDPDQMKMHGAFWSWFCTWTGEFLQDGRHNNPDFLRKVYADERVVTLDELPWNKEG; encoded by the coding sequence ATGAACAGGAAGCTCCGCCGCTTGCTGGCGGCCGCTGCGCTGGTCCTGATCGGAGGAGCAGAGCCGTTGTTCAACGGGCTGCTTCGCGGACAGCAGCCTACGGCGATTCGTCTTGAAGCGGAGGACGGCGAGCTGGCAGGTCCGTCGGTTGGCACGGATGCGGCCGGATATTCCGGCGCCGGTTATGTTACCGGCTTCGTCGCCGAAGGCGATGCCGTCGTATTCAAGCTGGAGGCGGCCAAGTCCGGACTGTACGAGATCCGGCTCGGCTACCGTTCGGACAGCGGCGACAAAAGGACGAATCTGGGCTTGAACGGAGAGCCTCTCGGCGAAATCTTCTTAAAGCAGAGCGGCGGTTTTACTGAAACATCCGCAGGAAAGGCGCTTCTGCGCCAAGGAGAAAACCGGATCGTGCTCTCCCGCGGATGGGGCTATTACGACATCGATTACTTGACCTACAAGGAGACGAAGCCTGTGAAAGCCCCACGTATCGACGGCAGCCTGGTCAACAAGAACGCAACGCCCGAGGCGAAGCGGCTGATGCGCTTTCTGGCGGTCAGCTTCGGCAAGGCGACCCTGTCCGGCCAGCAGGAATACAGCAATCTGGGCTGGATCCATGAGCTTACGGGCAAGCAGCCGGCGGTGATGGGCTTCGACCTGATCGAGTATTCGCCCTCCCGCGTCATACGGGGGGCGCATTCGCAGGAGATCGAGCATATGCTCGACTGGCATGCCAAGGGCGGGATCGCGACGTTATGCTGGCATTGGAACGCACCCAAGGACCTGATCGACGAGCCGGGCAAAGAATGGTGGAGCGGCTTCTATACACGGGCGACAACCTTCGACGTGGAGAAGGCGATGGACGATCCGCAGTCGGTGGAGCATAAGCTGCTCCTGAGCGACATCGAGGCCGTCGCTGTCCAGCTGCAACGTCTGTACGACGCGAAGGTTCCGGTATTATGGCGTCCGCTCCATGAGGCGGAGGGAGGCTGGTTCTGGTGGGGAGCGAAAGGGCCTGAACCGGCCAAGAAGCTGTACCGGCTCCTATACGACAAGCTGGCGATCGAGCATGGCTTCGACAACCTCATCTGGGTATGGAACTCTGAGGATCCGAAGTGGTACCCCGGGGACGATGTCGTCGATATCGTCAGCGTCGATCATTATCCTGAGCCCGGCGATCATGGAGCGGTGAATGGACGGTTCGAGAAGCTTGTCCAGCTGAGCGGCGGCCATAAGCTGATCGCGTTGGCGGAAAACGGCGCCATTCCCGATCCGGATCAGATGAAGATGCATGGCGCCTTCTGGAGCTGGTTCTGCACCTGGACCGGAGAGTTTCTCCAGGACGGCAGGCACAACAATCCGGATTTCCTTCGGAAGGTGTATGCGGATGAGAGAGTCGTTACGCTCGACGAGCTGCCCTGGAATAAGGAAGGATAG
- a CDS encoding ATP-binding cassette domain-containing protein, producing the protein MNQNHRKETKGEWAVEARGLVKTFGDNRAVDGVDLNVRAGSIYGVLGPNGAGKTTTIRMLATLLKADAGSAKIFGHDTVKEAQIVRQLIGVTGQYASVDESLSATENLVIFSRLLGLGRKEAKRKAEELLEEFGLTEAARRPLKNFSGGMRRRLDLAASLIAQPPLIFLDEPTTGLDPRTRTQMWDTIRRLVKTGSTVLLTTQYLDEADQLADRIAVIDRGCVVAEGTVDELKASVGTSSLHLKLENALQTGSARRIVDRVLGVASVLSSEAGKITAPMANADVITDLLIELRAEGISLSELSVQKPTLDEVFLTITGHEVKQEAEAASAKEATA; encoded by the coding sequence GTGAACCAAAATCATAGGAAAGAGACCAAAGGAGAATGGGCTGTCGAGGCCAGGGGGCTCGTCAAGACGTTCGGAGACAACCGGGCGGTGGACGGTGTCGATCTGAACGTGCGGGCCGGGTCGATCTACGGCGTTCTCGGGCCGAACGGAGCGGGCAAGACGACGACGATCCGCATGCTGGCCACGCTGCTCAAAGCCGATGCCGGATCGGCGAAAATCTTCGGCCACGATACGGTGAAGGAAGCCCAGATCGTCCGCCAGCTGATCGGCGTGACCGGGCAGTACGCGTCCGTCGACGAGTCGCTCAGCGCGACGGAGAATCTCGTGATCTTCTCCCGTCTGCTCGGGCTCGGACGCAAGGAGGCGAAGCGCAAGGCGGAGGAGCTGCTGGAGGAATTCGGCTTGACGGAAGCGGCCAGAAGGCCGCTCAAAAACTTCTCCGGCGGCATGCGCAGGCGGCTCGATCTGGCGGCAAGCCTCATCGCGCAGCCGCCGCTCATCTTCCTGGATGAACCGACGACCGGCCTGGACCCGCGCACCCGCACGCAAATGTGGGATACGATCCGCCGCCTCGTGAAAACGGGGTCGACGGTGCTGCTTACGACACAATACCTCGACGAGGCCGATCAGCTGGCCGACCGGATCGCGGTCATCGACCGGGGCTGCGTCGTCGCCGAGGGCACCGTCGACGAGCTGAAGGCCTCGGTCGGCACCTCATCGCTGCATCTGAAGCTTGAGAATGCGCTGCAGACCGGCAGCGCGCGCAGAATCGTCGACCGCGTGCTCGGCGTCGCATCCGTCCTGTCGTCGGAAGCCGGCAAAATCACCGCGCCGATGGCCAACGCCGATGTCATCACCGACCTGCTCATCGAGCTTCGTGCTGAGGGGATATCGCTGTCGGAGCTCAGCGTGCAGAAACCGACGCTCGACGAGGTGTTTTTGACGATTACCGGCCATGAGGTCAAGCAGGAAGCGGAAGCCGCTTCCGCCAAGGAGGCGACGGCATGA
- a CDS encoding ABC transporter permease — protein sequence MSQPTARTLKNHTGLGQTIRNSLTMAYRGLLKIKRTPEQLFDVTLQPIIFTLMFTYIFGGAISGDVASYLPIIIPGILVQTVIGTSVVTGVQLREDMDKGVFDRFKSLPIARIAPLAGALLADTIRYTIATVLTFTMGFIMGYRPEGGLGNIVLAALLVIACAWAISWIFAFFGVIARTASSVQGISMLVLFPLTFLSNAFVPVDTMPNWLQFFVKINPITHLVSAVRQLANNGTVGWDLSLSLIGAAVIVAIFAPITVRAYMKRT from the coding sequence ATGAGCCAACCAACCGCACGCACGCTCAAAAACCATACGGGCTTGGGCCAAACGATCCGCAATTCGCTCACGATGGCCTACCGTGGGCTGCTGAAGATCAAGCGCACGCCGGAGCAATTGTTCGACGTCACGCTTCAGCCGATCATTTTCACCCTGATGTTCACCTATATATTCGGAGGCGCCATCTCGGGCGATGTGGCGAGCTACCTGCCGATCATCATTCCCGGCATTCTCGTGCAGACGGTCATCGGCACCTCTGTCGTCACCGGCGTCCAGCTGCGGGAGGATATGGACAAAGGCGTGTTCGACCGCTTCAAATCGCTGCCGATCGCGCGCATCGCGCCGCTGGCGGGAGCGCTGCTCGCCGATACGATCCGTTATACGATCGCAACCGTCCTGACCTTCACGATGGGCTTCATCATGGGCTACAGACCTGAGGGCGGACTGGGGAATATCGTCCTTGCCGCGCTGCTGGTCATCGCATGCGCCTGGGCGATCAGCTGGATCTTCGCCTTCTTCGGCGTCATCGCGCGCACCGCATCCAGCGTGCAGGGCATCTCGATGCTCGTTCTGTTCCCGCTGACCTTCCTGTCCAATGCCTTCGTTCCGGTCGATACGATGCCGAACTGGCTGCAATTTTTCGTGAAGATCAATCCGATCACCCATCTCGTCAGCGCTGTCCGGCAATTGGCCAACAACGGGACGGTGGGCTGGGATCTGAGCCTGTCGCTTATCGGCGCGGCCGTCATTGTCGCCATATTCGCCCCGATCACTGTCCGCGCGTATATGAAGAGGACCTAG
- a CDS encoding WGxxGxxG family protein has product MKKLALTLVAAAGIASSLASPAFANNNDMMRNMERGINADFNGTSLMDGKGAGRMGMNDMGMKRAGTNGVGLNVTPSYPSTYGTGLNRTGTGTGYGMNGVSSYGTGLDGTRMNDYRTNSYNTNGLAAKNYTAKAANGKSGSNWGWLGLLGLFGLAGMRNRNPERH; this is encoded by the coding sequence ATGAAAAAGCTCGCTCTTACGCTTGTTGCCGCAGCAGGAATCGCCTCATCGCTCGCAAGTCCCGCATTCGCCAACAACAACGATATGATGCGGAATATGGAGCGTGGAATCAATGCCGACTTTAACGGCACAAGCTTGATGGACGGCAAGGGCGCCGGCCGCATGGGGATGAACGACATGGGCATGAAACGCGCAGGCACGAACGGAGTCGGACTGAATGTCACTCCCAGCTATCCAAGCACGTACGGAACAGGCTTGAACCGCACCGGCACCGGCACAGGCTACGGAATGAACGGCGTCTCCTCGTATGGAACCGGACTGGACGGCACCCGCATGAACGACTACCGGACCAACAGCTACAACACGAACGGCCTTGCCGCCAAAAATTACACGGCCAAAGCCGCCAACGGCAAGAGCGGCTCCAACTGGGGCTGGCTCGGCTTGCTCGGCCTGTTCGGCCTTGCAGGCATGAGGAACCGCAATCCGGAGCGCCATTAA